A portion of the Candidatus Manganitrophaceae bacterium genome contains these proteins:
- a CDS encoding DUF503 domain-containing protein, with amino-acid sequence MIVGICVIELYIPHIHSLKEKRKVLLGIKNRIKNRFNISIAEVDAQDKWQKAVLGVTTIANDQRFVNEVLDKVINFISSYPEIEVIHTQIEFV; translated from the coding sequence ATGATCGTCGGGATTTGTGTCATAGAGCTATACATTCCACACATACATTCTTTAAAAGAAAAACGGAAGGTATTGCTCGGGATAAAAAATAGGATCAAAAATCGTTTTAATATTTCGATCGCAGAGGTTGACGCGCAGGACAAATGGCAGAAAGCGGTACTGGGGGTGACAACCATCGCAAATGATCAACGTTTTGTGAATGAGGTTTTGGACAAGGTCATCAACTTCATTTCAAGTTATCCTGAGATAGAGGTGATTCACACCCAGATTGAATTTGTATGA